Proteins from a genomic interval of Verrucomicrobiota bacterium:
- a CDS encoding HDOD domain-containing protein, whose protein sequence is MEPLPIEKVCELARTIPCAPSVLPLVLDVLNKEESNVQDVQEVIEKDPGLAGSILRMANSAYFSGGRPCDTLDAAVVRLGRKEIYRITASSIAGKWLVQEVSGYGWEPGDLCKHSLCVGVAAELICSQRQNINPELAYTAGLLHDVGKLGLAYACSDHFNEIFEYQNEHQCSWRHAEKEMLGYDHCVVGGELLKSWSFPENLVQIASYYAQPDLAEPEHLELALVVHAAKHLALILGFGVGEEGFTTELNQELLTEHHFDAEELQLLLPDLLEKSEKLIEASEELP, encoded by the coding sequence ATGGAACCATTACCTATAGAAAAGGTTTGTGAATTAGCTCGAACTATCCCATGTGCTCCATCTGTATTGCCATTGGTTCTGGATGTCCTAAACAAAGAAGAGAGTAATGTTCAGGACGTCCAGGAGGTTATAGAGAAAGATCCAGGTTTAGCCGGCAGTATTTTACGCATGGCCAATTCAGCATATTTTTCCGGAGGCAGACCGTGCGATACCCTAGATGCTGCGGTTGTTCGGTTGGGAAGAAAAGAAATATACAGAATTACGGCGAGTTCTATAGCAGGAAAGTGGTTAGTCCAGGAAGTCTCTGGCTACGGCTGGGAACCAGGAGACCTATGTAAGCACTCTCTATGTGTCGGAGTAGCAGCAGAACTTATCTGCAGTCAAAGGCAGAATATTAATCCTGAACTAGCTTATACGGCTGGACTGCTACATGATGTTGGTAAATTGGGATTGGCTTATGCTTGTAGCGATCATTTTAATGAAATATTTGAATACCAAAATGAGCATCAATGCTCATGGCGTCATGCTGAAAAAGAGATGTTGGGATATGATCATTGTGTCGTCGGTGGTGAATTACTTAAAAGTTGGTCATTCCCAGAGAATCTAGTCCAAATAGCAAGCTACTATGCTCAACCTGATTTAGCGGAACCTGAGCACTTAGAGCTGGCATTAGTTGTGCACGCAGCCAAACATCTGGCATTAATATTAGGCTTTGGGGTCGGAGAGGAGGGATTCACAACAGAATTAAACCAAGAGCTCTTGACCGAACACCATTTTGATGCAGAAGAACTACAGCTTCTACTACCGGACTTATTAGAAAAAAGCGAGAAGCTAATCGAAGCATCAGAAGAACTCCCATAG
- a CDS encoding chemotaxis protein CheD — protein MSSATAQQKDLVVGVADGKFTNQKDGTITTYALGSCLGITLYDRARLLGGLIHIMLPTPKEGASTAKVFMYLEKGLPIALQKFQSAGSRVSQLECKVFGGARVMQADNYFSIGDKNIEKCRQMSQQTGLKVSVWEVGGQLNRTIKFQMSDGKVKVRTPGKPEFYM, from the coding sequence ATGAGTTCAGCTACAGCGCAACAAAAAGACTTAGTCGTAGGCGTCGCAGACGGCAAGTTTACAAACCAAAAAGATGGCACCATCACTACCTATGCCTTGGGATCTTGTTTAGGCATCACGCTTTATGACCGTGCGAGGTTATTAGGGGGGTTAATCCATATCATGCTACCAACACCAAAAGAAGGAGCATCAACTGCCAAAGTCTTCATGTACCTAGAGAAAGGCCTACCTATAGCATTACAAAAATTTCAATCGGCAGGCTCTAGGGTATCACAATTGGAGTGCAAAGTTTTCGGTGGGGCAAGGGTAATGCAAGCAGACAATTACTTTAGTATAGGTGATAAAAATATCGAAAAATGCCGTCAGATGTCCCAACAAACAGGCTTAAAAGTTAGCGTATGGGAAGTAGGCGGGCAACTCAATCGAACAATCAAATTTCAAATGAGTGATGGAAAAGTAAAAGTGCGCACCCCTGGTAAACCAGAATTTTACATGTAA
- a CDS encoding NAD-dependent epimerase/dehydratase family protein — MSKSLVLGSGYVGSRILEILQGRQHDTTAWTLHEDSANSLRNSANRVIFSDASLASSWPSPDDKYDYVFFCLSTSGGDSQAYRRIHNKALRLAMEHLIHPKIRLVYCSSTSVYGQNDGTEVDELSVSAPSSETSKILIEAEQEILIKGGTVARIGGIYGPGRAFLLKKFLKGEAIMESRGEKWVNQIHREDVANGLIHLSQINSAEGEIYNLTDSTPVQYGTLYKWLSENFSKPMPEKTTQQRSKRRGISNKRVSNRKLLDTGYIPVHPSYRTGYLEVAPTLL; from the coding sequence ATGTCGAAGTCACTAGTTTTGGGTTCGGGCTACGTTGGTTCTAGAATTCTTGAAATATTACAGGGAAGGCAGCACGACACGACAGCTTGGACTCTGCATGAAGACTCGGCCAACTCTTTGAGAAATAGCGCAAACCGAGTTATCTTCTCTGATGCTTCATTAGCCTCGAGCTGGCCATCTCCAGATGACAAATATGACTACGTCTTTTTCTGTCTATCTACCTCAGGAGGTGATTCACAGGCTTACAGACGCATACATAATAAAGCCCTGAGGTTGGCCATGGAGCATCTTATACATCCTAAAATTCGTTTGGTTTATTGTTCTTCGACTTCTGTTTATGGGCAAAATGATGGGACTGAGGTGGATGAATTATCAGTATCTGCACCATCTAGCGAAACCTCAAAGATTCTAATTGAAGCTGAGCAAGAGATTCTCATTAAAGGTGGCACGGTGGCTAGAATAGGAGGGATTTATGGTCCCGGCAGAGCATTTCTTTTAAAAAAGTTTTTAAAGGGGGAAGCAATCATGGAGTCGAGAGGTGAAAAATGGGTGAATCAAATTCATCGTGAAGATGTGGCAAATGGCCTGATACATTTATCTCAAATCAATTCCGCAGAGGGTGAAATTTATAATCTTACGGATTCGACTCCTGTGCAGTATGGAACCCTTTATAAATGGCTTAGTGAGAATTTCTCTAAACCTATGCCAGAAAAGACAACCCAGCAGCGCTCAAAGCGAAGGGGCATAAGTAACAAAAGAGTATCAAATAGAAAGCTTTTAGATACGGGATACATTCCCGTGCATCCTTCCTATAGAACAGGCTATCTCGAGGTGGCCCCAACGCTGCTTTAG
- a CDS encoding SDR family oxidoreductase produces the protein MKLFDLDNDLAVIIGATGVLGGALAEGLAMAGAQVIIAGRNSERGLARVNSIKSKGGEAAFIEMHANSKESLESGLKQILKDYKTPTILVNAAGGNSPDVTVTDQLAFEDIEESAWHANFDMNLVGGALLPCQVFGGAMINAGEGSIINIASVSAHLPLSRVVSYSASKAAVLNLTTFLAREWATRGVRVNSITPGFFPAEQNKKLLFKEDGAPTARAQQILGHTSMQRFGQPEELVGAAIFLASSMASSFVTGADIRVDGGFLSQTI, from the coding sequence ATGAAGCTATTTGATTTAGATAATGATTTGGCAGTCATCATAGGTGCCACCGGAGTCTTAGGAGGTGCTTTAGCCGAGGGGCTGGCTATGGCTGGCGCTCAAGTCATTATTGCTGGAAGGAATAGCGAAAGGGGATTAGCCCGAGTAAATTCCATCAAAAGCAAAGGCGGCGAAGCCGCATTTATAGAAATGCACGCGAACAGTAAGGAGAGTCTTGAATCAGGGCTCAAGCAAATTCTAAAAGATTATAAGACTCCAACCATTTTAGTTAACGCGGCAGGAGGCAATAGCCCTGATGTTACCGTGACGGATCAACTGGCCTTTGAGGATATTGAAGAATCGGCCTGGCATGCAAATTTTGATATGAATTTAGTTGGTGGCGCACTGCTGCCTTGTCAAGTATTTGGCGGGGCTATGATCAATGCTGGAGAGGGCAGCATAATCAATATTGCCAGCGTCTCAGCACATCTACCTTTATCTAGAGTTGTGAGCTATTCTGCCTCGAAGGCTGCTGTCTTAAACCTAACCACTTTTTTAGCTCGTGAGTGGGCTACTAGAGGAGTTCGGGTTAATTCCATTACTCCAGGCTTTTTCCCGGCAGAACAGAATAAGAAATTGTTATTTAAAGAAGATGGTGCTCCTACTGCAAGGGCTCAGCAAATTCTTGGGCATACCAGTATGCAACGCTTTGGCCAGCCAGAGGAGTTGGTAGGTGCAGCGATTTTTTTAGCTAGTTCCATGGCAAGCAGTTTTGTAACAGGTGCAGACATTCGAGTAGACGGCGGCTTTCTAAGCCAGACTATCTAG
- a CDS encoding enoyl-ACP reductase yields the protein MSAQPLEGKTGVVFGVANRRSIAWGIAQAWAEAGAKLIFNYQGERLKDNVEDLASTFGEDVTIAPCDVTKDEEIDSFFSFVKSKTDKVDLLLHSIAFAPKEALEGEFINTTREAFSTAHDISAYSLVALSRACLPLMTEGGSILCMSYYGSEKVIPHYNVMGVAKASLEASTRYLASDLGDKNISVNAISAGPVNTLAARGIAGFTSMLKHYEAHAPLKRNVEIKELGSTGVFLASDAGRAITGQTIYVDCGYSIMGM from the coding sequence ATGAGTGCACAACCTTTAGAAGGGAAAACTGGAGTTGTTTTTGGAGTGGCTAACCGCCGAAGTATTGCCTGGGGAATAGCCCAAGCCTGGGCAGAAGCGGGAGCAAAACTAATCTTTAATTATCAAGGTGAACGTTTAAAAGATAATGTCGAAGACCTTGCTTCTACGTTTGGCGAGGACGTAACCATTGCGCCTTGTGATGTTACAAAGGACGAAGAAATTGATTCCTTTTTTAGCTTTGTCAAAAGTAAAACAGATAAGGTAGATCTCCTACTTCACTCTATCGCTTTTGCTCCTAAAGAAGCGCTCGAGGGTGAGTTTATTAATACGACTCGCGAGGCTTTTTCCACAGCACATGATATTAGCGCGTACTCACTGGTAGCCCTTAGCCGTGCTTGCCTGCCTTTAATGACTGAGGGCGGCAGTATTCTATGCATGAGCTACTACGGATCCGAGAAAGTCATCCCTCATTATAATGTTATGGGCGTCGCAAAAGCCTCTTTAGAGGCTTCGACACGTTATTTAGCCTCTGATCTAGGAGACAAAAATATTAGTGTAAACGCCATAAGTGCTGGCCCAGTAAACACCCTGGCCGCTCGCGGAATCGCTGGTTTTACCAGTATGCTGAAACACTATGAGGCCCATGCTCCGCTAAAACGAAACGTGGAAATCAAAGAACTTGGTTCAACAGGCGTCTTCTTAGCCAGCGACGCTGGTCGAGCGATTACCGGCCAGACCATTTATGTGGATTGTGGATATTCCATTATGGGGATGTAG
- a CDS encoding RluA family pseudouridine synthase, translating into MSEEVEIIRERQEWMVVHKPVPLLVHPTRPDGADTLIGRLERQFPGKFFAAANRLDRETSGLVLIAKSRETASSLGKQMMARGMKKKYHAIVWGRPKEPLGIINAPLARICSIRDYPIYVKQGIFAKHEGGQPATTRYQLQQTRYDTKGNPYSLLNLELDTGRLHQIRAHLGHIGLPIVGDKLYGPDDQCYLDYIETGWTPELAKKLILPRQALHASHLFFSWEEEGIHTECSLPHDLVAFWDSLNASPHES; encoded by the coding sequence GTGTCCGAGGAGGTTGAAATTATCCGCGAGCGCCAGGAATGGATGGTTGTCCATAAACCAGTTCCGCTCCTTGTGCATCCCACAAGGCCAGACGGGGCCGACACTTTAATTGGCAGGCTAGAGAGACAATTCCCAGGAAAATTCTTTGCTGCTGCCAACCGTCTAGATAGAGAAACCAGCGGTCTAGTGCTCATAGCAAAGTCCCGCGAGACTGCTTCCTCATTAGGAAAACAAATGATGGCAAGGGGAATGAAAAAGAAGTACCACGCTATCGTTTGGGGTCGCCCCAAGGAGCCCTTGGGCATTATTAATGCCCCTTTGGCTCGGATTTGCTCGATTCGTGACTACCCGATCTATGTCAAACAGGGCATTTTTGCAAAGCATGAGGGAGGACAACCTGCTACCACCCGCTACCAACTGCAGCAAACACGATACGATACAAAAGGCAATCCATACTCCTTACTCAATTTAGAGTTAGATACCGGACGCCTTCACCAAATCAGAGCCCACCTTGGACACATAGGATTGCCCATCGTCGGCGATAAACTCTACGGACCGGATGATCAATGCTATTTAGATTATATTGAGACGGGCTGGACGCCAGAATTAGCCAAGAAACTTATCTTGCCAAGGCAAGCACTACATGCCTCGCATCTCTTTTTCTCATGGGAAGAAGAGGGCATTCATACAGAATGCTCACTACCCCATGACCTAGTGGCCTTCTGGGATTCACTAAACGCCTCACCCCATGAGTCTTGA
- a CDS encoding aldo/keto reductase: MQYRELPETEVQPVSAVGFGLWTVSTGWWGTYTDEEAVALMRKARDYGINLYDAADTYGNGRSEELLAKAFLDARDEIVIATKVGYNFYDHGDGRKGQREIPQDFSASFIRDAVDKALKRLKTDRIDILQLHNIKLEQVADQSLWDLMGDLKKEGKILAYGGALGPAIGWLKEGYDAVKKHKPHVMQHIYNLFEQYPGRDIMNASTETDPTRYLIRVTHSSGMLEGHYTEDTVFDENDHRRHRPKSWLINGVKKVEKIRSIMECEGRTMGQAALQWLLTDNRIACCLPNIYNEEQIKEFASTTEVPTITEGELSQLAELWKTNFGVEEEPCNFKGTMTLGELDSEKEAALT, translated from the coding sequence ATGCAATACCGTGAGTTACCGGAAACAGAGGTGCAGCCAGTAAGTGCTGTTGGATTTGGTCTTTGGACAGTATCTACGGGCTGGTGGGGCACTTATACGGATGAAGAAGCTGTAGCATTGATGCGGAAAGCAAGAGACTACGGCATAAATCTTTATGACGCTGCTGACACCTATGGTAATGGCAGAAGCGAAGAATTATTGGCTAAAGCGTTTCTTGATGCGCGTGATGAGATCGTAATTGCCACCAAGGTGGGTTACAATTTTTACGATCATGGCGATGGCAGAAAAGGCCAAAGAGAAATTCCCCAGGATTTTTCGGCGTCTTTTATACGTGATGCAGTGGACAAGGCCTTAAAGAGGCTAAAGACAGATCGGATTGATATTTTACAGCTACACAACATCAAGTTGGAGCAAGTCGCTGACCAGAGTTTGTGGGATCTGATGGGCGATCTAAAGAAGGAGGGTAAAATTCTGGCCTATGGAGGAGCGTTAGGTCCCGCTATCGGCTGGTTGAAGGAGGGTTATGATGCGGTCAAAAAGCATAAACCTCATGTTATGCAGCATATTTATAATTTATTCGAACAGTATCCTGGGCGAGACATAATGAACGCTAGCACGGAAACGGACCCTACCCGCTACTTAATCCGTGTCACGCATTCATCCGGTATGTTAGAGGGTCACTATACAGAAGATACCGTCTTTGATGAAAACGACCATCGCCGCCATCGCCCCAAATCGTGGTTGATTAATGGAGTAAAGAAAGTAGAAAAGATTCGTTCTATTATGGAATGCGAAGGCAGGACTATGGGCCAGGCTGCACTGCAGTGGTTGTTGACGGATAATCGTATAGCTTGTTGTTTGCCAAATATTTACAATGAGGAGCAAATCAAGGAGTTTGCTTCTACTACTGAGGTGCCCACCATTACAGAAGGTGAACTCTCTCAACTTGCAGAATTATGGAAAACAAATTTCGGCGTTGAGGAAGAGCCTTGTAACTTTAAAGGTACCATGACTTTGGGTGAACTAGATTCTGAAAAAGAAGCAGCGCTTACGTAG
- a CDS encoding PHP domain-containing protein, whose translation MTGFEVQKKILIFTAGFGEGHNTAARNVRDAIEHVSGADAHVEVLDLFDECYGRVNDFFRSMYITAINKSPRLWQGFYNILDNTDVMQSNLMTLSRMRESLKSLIHELEPDAVCSTYPVYNYLLNEIYQDPEGARPRNFSQITIVTDSISVNSIWYKTPSDYYLVPNQETADVLVSEGIDSQRTRVFGFPVQLEFITEPNHIKEEEYNSEKTRAKILYIINSAKKKAPKLLSKLLTNKKIEVTVCVGRDKKLRHEIVKLINSMGKDAEERANVIGWTDKMPELLMSHHLVISKAGGATVQESIAAECPMIVNQIVPGQEEGNYELLRRNDCGTLASKPSEVADIVAKAFADNAKIWRTWKRHLSVISRPDSQIKMAEFVLEQAVPDNLPPSSISNKKPKGKAASTHPVKKNVSIDDNQKQLLMCDLHSHTTFSDGKLPLREVVDFYGQRGFDVMAITDHICDYKKVFGKICDWTGLVLPYEQVDEYFEKIAKEKERAWKKYSMIVMTGLEFNKDGLRPKTSAHLLGVDLKKPIDPSLSIKQIIAEIHLQGGLAIAAHPHRMKSVWGKDTLFLWDNQEEFMPLIDAWEVGNRDDFFNPVGLKKMPFIASSDFHKPKHIRSWKTMLFCEKEPEAIKQCIRVNRDVAVTLYRDHLFGDINVSSGIGMHQGVMKINDWAKSQVAIATASLNQVAAH comes from the coding sequence ATGACAGGCTTTGAAGTGCAAAAGAAGATCTTAATCTTTACCGCAGGGTTTGGCGAGGGGCACAACACAGCTGCACGCAATGTTAGGGACGCTATAGAGCACGTTAGTGGAGCAGATGCTCATGTTGAAGTCTTAGATCTATTTGATGAATGCTATGGACGCGTGAACGACTTTTTTCGCTCCATGTATATCACGGCTATTAATAAAAGTCCGAGGCTGTGGCAGGGCTTTTATAACATCTTAGATAATACGGATGTTATGCAGAGTAATCTTATGACACTCTCGCGCATGAGAGAAAGTCTTAAGTCACTTATTCATGAACTCGAGCCAGATGCAGTTTGCTCTACCTACCCGGTTTACAATTATCTGCTTAATGAAATTTATCAAGATCCTGAAGGAGCAAGACCTAGAAACTTTTCTCAAATCACTATTGTTACCGATTCCATCTCCGTCAATTCAATCTGGTACAAAACACCAAGTGACTATTACTTAGTTCCGAACCAAGAAACGGCAGATGTTTTGGTAAGTGAAGGAATAGATTCTCAACGCACGCGTGTATTTGGTTTTCCTGTGCAGCTAGAGTTTATAACGGAGCCGAATCATATAAAGGAAGAAGAGTATAATAGTGAAAAGACTCGCGCAAAAATTCTCTATATTATTAATTCAGCAAAAAAGAAGGCTCCTAAATTACTTTCAAAACTTCTGACAAATAAAAAAATTGAAGTGACTGTATGCGTCGGACGCGACAAAAAGCTGCGTCATGAGATTGTGAAATTGATTAATTCTATGGGTAAAGATGCAGAAGAGCGCGCTAATGTCATAGGTTGGACAGATAAAATGCCTGAGCTTTTGATGTCTCATCACCTCGTTATTAGCAAAGCCGGTGGGGCCACTGTCCAGGAATCTATAGCAGCCGAGTGTCCAATGATTGTTAACCAGATTGTCCCTGGCCAAGAGGAGGGTAATTATGAGCTTCTCAGAAGAAACGACTGCGGTACATTGGCAAGTAAACCCTCTGAGGTTGCTGATATTGTCGCAAAGGCGTTTGCTGATAATGCGAAAATATGGCGAACCTGGAAGAGACATTTAAGCGTTATTAGTCGTCCTGATTCACAAATAAAAATGGCTGAATTTGTCCTCGAGCAGGCTGTTCCGGATAACTTGCCCCCATCTTCCATATCCAACAAAAAGCCTAAGGGTAAGGCTGCCTCTACACATCCAGTAAAGAAGAATGTCTCAATTGATGATAACCAGAAGCAGTTATTAATGTGCGACCTGCATAGTCATACTACTTTTTCGGATGGGAAGCTTCCATTGAGAGAGGTTGTTGATTTTTATGGTCAACGTGGTTTCGATGTCATGGCCATAACAGACCACATATGTGATTATAAAAAAGTTTTTGGCAAGATTTGTGATTGGACAGGTTTGGTTTTGCCTTATGAACAAGTGGATGAGTATTTCGAAAAAATAGCGAAAGAAAAGGAGCGTGCTTGGAAAAAATACTCGATGATTGTCATGACAGGACTTGAATTCAACAAAGATGGGCTTCGTCCTAAAACTTCCGCACACTTATTAGGTGTAGATTTGAAGAAGCCTATTGATCCTTCACTTTCTATTAAGCAGATTATAGCCGAAATACACCTACAGGGTGGACTTGCTATTGCCGCTCACCCTCATAGAATGAAATCAGTATGGGGCAAAGATACCCTATTCCTATGGGATAATCAGGAGGAATTTATGCCTTTGATTGACGCTTGGGAGGTAGGGAATCGTGATGATTTCTTCAATCCAGTGGGACTCAAAAAAATGCCTTTTATTGCATCCAGTGATTTTCATAAGCCTAAGCACATCCGATCTTGGAAGACCATGCTATTTTGCGAAAAGGAGCCCGAGGCCATTAAGCAGTGTATACGAGTGAACAGAGATGTTGCGGTAACGCTTTATCGCGACCATTTATTTGGCGATATCAACGTAAGTTCTGGAATAGGTATGCATCAAGGGGTCATGAAAATAAACGATTGGGCCAAGTCTCAAGTCGCTATAGCAACTGCCTCGCTCAATCAAGTAGCTGCACACTGA